The sequence ATGAAGTTAGAAGTCGCACAAGAGCCCAGTAACGTTGGTGTGTTGTTCAGTTTATGTAACAGTTCCTTGGAAGACCCTTAGAAGTGCTGCAGCTTTAATGTGCTTATTCCCCTACAAAAGGAGAGATCCACATAGCAATATTAAATCAGTTTCTTCGCTGTAATGCATCCCTATCCAGTCAGGCCCAGATGATCGCTGGTCAAAAAgaagcttccccctcccaccgCATGGTTGTACAAAGGCCATTCACAATAGTAATCCCTGCACTCCAAGGAGAAGAGATTATTTGCTCTTGCAGCTCCCCAAACCAGGGAGGAGATGAGGCCATGACTtagcttcccttctccccctggaagccttgggaaggggtggggccaagcACTACTCCTTCCTAATGGATGTGGAAAACTGTGCTCCCCACTTCAACAAGGTGGGGGACTCCACTTACACAGGCTGTGGCTTGAAAGCAATGTTCTAGCGGTCAGTGAAGAATGAGTTCCTGCCTGGATTTGGACTAGAGATCATTGGCCTCAAAAGCAATAGCTCATCGCCTAAACTAAAGAAGACTCTCCAGTATCTATCGCCAGACATAACACATATAGTTAGAGGCCTGAAAGGAAACGATTAGGGTTTGTTGTAACTATGCCACGTGTTCAGTCTAAAGAAAACAATTTCAGTCCTATACAAATCTCTTTTCAGCATTACCCTAAGttaaatcacagcaatattccaGGACTGATAATGCATCACTTGAGATCAGGTTAGCAATGTATCTAAATATTTTCAGAACAGTTCAGTGATGCTTTTGCAGCACTTAAGCAATATAAATGAAACTCCATCATTAGAGAAGTCTGTTTTCAGTTCCTCAACCAGTAATTTATTCTGTTGTGCAACATACATACTATTTACACAGGCCACTCTGCTTTGATGTCAGAATTCATATACGCACCCCTTTACCAAGATTTACACACACTGATACCAAACCAATAAGGTCTACAGATCAACATTATGTATGCACCTGAGCTAGAAACAGTTGAATTTGGAGTTCATTTCATTTTGAGGACTTTACCTTGAACAGCGCAATCTAGAAAATTCAGAAATTTACAACAGCTATGTTTTCAGAGGCAAAATTCAAAACCAGAAAACTAATTAGGTTGTGAAAGTCATTGGACAAACTCACATTAGTGATAGTGAAAATATCTTCTGAAGCTTGTGAAAAGGAATGAGTGACTGACTGAAAAACAGGAGAACAAATAGTATAGCTGATCAAGATCTATTGGCATTTGGTGattttcatggaggataggtcaatcaatggctattagccataaTGGCAGggatgtgtccctagcctctgtttgccagaagctgggaatgggcaacagggaatggatcagttgatggttacctgttctgttaattccctctggggcacctggcattggccattgtcggaagacaggatactgggctagatggacctttggtctgacccagtatgcctgTTCTTATTACTAAATTACTACAGCCTTTTTTGGAAATAAATCTGGAGacaatgaattaaaatattttaataccaagatgttaaaaacaaaatttttaaaaaaatgtttcacaacCACAATACAAGTACTAATTAACATTTTTACTGCTTGACATCTGTTAATCCCACGCCCCTCCCCCATGCATTTtgatttccttttcctcctcttgtCCTCATTTTGAAAGAGAGATTGAAGGAACTCTCTTCAGAGACTGTCAAGACCACTCAGGTTGGTTAACAGAGATTTGTCTACTTTAGGGTTTCCTATAGTGGCCACCAATATGGTACGCAAGTACTAAGGAAAATGCTGGATGACAAAACCACCTATTTTTCTCTTCCCCTCACCAGACACACCATTACAAACATAGTgcaaatcctttaaaaattatttgcttaGAGTTTAGAAAATTGAAAAAAGGGGAACTATGATTATTTAGAGTTTAGGGGAACACCAAATCTTTTAGAAATTCCAAAAATTGTCTTTTCAGCCATCTAGATCTTTTATGCCAATTTCCATTCTATTTCATCTAGATTTTGATTTACTACATCTTCCGTTCATCacttaggccccgatcctgcaaacagtaCCCACATGCTTTATTTTagtactgtgagtagtcccacttgGGATTACTCATGGCAGTAAAATTAAGCatttgtgtgtttgcaggatcaagacctttgTGATCCAAATTCCCAGTCCTTTGTTACCTAGGGGTATTGGGTGCCTATCTGATGCGCTCTatgaggcagggaccatgtcttctcTGTAATGTATGGCACAGAGTACATTAACAGTGCTCAACGAGTAAATAAGAATGAAGAAACATTTCATGGCTCTGTATGGATCTGAGATGAATTGCCTCTAATAATTAAATAGTTTTGTTATCACTAACTGGATGTACCCTAACCACAATACATTTGaggtcagattttcagaggcCCCTGATTTTGTGCTCATATTTTTTAGCACACAATTGCATGTTGGCACTAGAATCAGAGACTAAGCTGAAGTCCTTTTGAAACATCAAGGCCTCAGTTTACAGAAACCAAGTACTGACCACATACTGGCACTGTCCTTTCTTGGACTTATCTGGAATTTTCTAACGAACTATTTGTCTATAAGAACAAATGAATACATTGGCCTactagaaattaaaaggaaaagaacaCTGTTGATATATTTCTTAAAATTGAATTTTTATGATTTATTGATATTCCATTCATATAAGGCACATCAACATGTTAGTTACCCCAtaatcaaaattaaatgtttcagctCCAGAAATCTGATTAAAAAGGCAATTAAAATTACATTGTTACAAGACATAATACACGCCATCATCCTAAAATTATGACAAAATTTGTGTCAAGCAAATGCTTTGTCTCAGGGAATCACTTTCTGCATCTGTAATAGTGTTGTACACAGTAAAGATGAAAGTGATTTCACCAGAATTTATATCTGATAATTTGGTCTGATAAAGGTCACCAAACTCTTAAATGTTTTCTGTAGCCCTTTAGGAAACTGGCACTTGATGTTAGTATAATACAtttattgtgattaattttttttaaaaaaaatcactttaaaaaaaagtattatagCTAAATAAACTTGGTATGGCACAACAATATCCTGAATGAATCTGTTTAAAGTAAATCTCCAGCATCCTGTACTATTTTAGTGTCAAATAATGAGGTAGCACATTGTTCCAAAATTGTTCTGAATTGTGTAATCCATTCACTACATGTTGTTTAGTCCTTACTTTCTGTATAGAGCTCTGTACAGCACTTTCTTTCTTCTCCTGCTTTCTGTTTTTATTACGCCTTTGCAGATGcttattttctttgattttttctccaacattctcctcttcctccccttcttccccctcatcttctccctctccttcctccccctcatcatcttccccctccccctcctcctcatccccctccaccccctcctcctcccccccctccccctcctcctcatccccctccaccccctcatcctcctcctcctcctcctcatccccctccaccccctcatcctccccctccccctcctcctcctccccctcctcctcctcctcatccccctccaccccctcatcctccccctccccctcctcctcctccccctcatcctccccctcctcctcctcctcatccccctccaccccctcatcCTCCCCCTCATcctccccctcatccccctccaccccctcatcctccccctcctcctcctcctcatcctccccctcctcctcctcctcatccccctccaccccctcatccccctccaccccctcctcctcatcctccccctcctcctcctcctccccctccaccccctcatcctccccctcctcctctcccccttcctcatcctccccctcctcctcctcctcatcccccccctcctctccctccccatcctcctctCCCTCGCCTTcacctccctcttcctccctttcACTGTCTTcatcctcttcatcctcctctcCACCCTCACTCTCAGCCTCCACTTCTGTGTCTTCACTCTGCTCCTCCTTACATTTACCCTCCTTTCCTCCTACTGACTcatctctcttctcctcttctctcttgcCCACTGTTTCTTCCTCTTTAAAATTACACTCTTGACTTCTCTCCTCTGTGCCTCTTCTGTGATGATTCTCTTCAGCCTTTGCCTTTCTCTCATGATCACCTTCTGCTTCATACTGTGCTTCACATTTTTCACTTTCTTCTCCATTACCTTTCTCCTCTTCATCTCCATCACTTACTATTGaggtatcatcatcatcatcttttctAACCTCATTTTCATCTTCCTCCTCTCCAGATTCTACTTCACTATTAGGGTTTTCATCTTGGTTCTCCTTTTCACTTTCACCCTCTTTCATTCCCATTTCACTTTCTTCACTCTTCTCTGCCTGATTAAATTCTTCATTCTTAGCATCTTGCTGTGGGGCCTCATCAGGTTTATCATCAAactttttcacttttgtttcctcTTCACTCACGCTTTTCATATTGGTCTCTTCTGCACTCTCTCTTTGTTTATTTGTATCTTGCTCTTCTTCTGTCTCAGTATCTCTTTCTTCTAAATCATTCACATTTTCTACTGCTTCTATTTCCTTCTGGGTTCCTGTGTCTTTATAACGATCCTTGCGCATTCTTCTCCTTTGAAGTACATATTTCGCAAAATCATTACTACTTTCCTCACTTGAAGATGATGACACAGTTACTGCTATTTGTTTAATGAATCTCTCCTTTTTCTTAAGTCCTCTCTGTTCTTCATTACTTTCTTCCCCTCTGACATATATTTCTCCATATTTGTCAGATGTCCTAACTTCATCCACTGCGTCTTTACTTTCTCGTTTACCAGGTTTTGGTTTTTGTGCAGTTACTGAAATGGTCACTGGTTTGTTACTCGCTGCAGAAGTCAGTATATCTGTTTTAGGGGGGTGCTTAGATTTAATagctttttttaacttttcagtggaaaaaaataattctttagtCTTATCACTGGAAAGACCATAAGATGTGTCTTGTATTCTAGGTTTAAGATTTTCTGCATAGTCTTTCTTCCTTTTCACTAATTTGAGTTGATGTTTAACAGTTTGCTGAACATCAGACTTCAGTTTGCTAATAGTATATGCCTGTTCTAGTTTATCTTTTATATACTTGTTATTAGCCTTAATTTTCCCCACAAAGGCATCATAATCACGGCATTCTAGATCTGAACCATTTCCATGAGAAACTGAATTTAAAGACTGCTTTTGCAAAGAACCATCAGTTGATTTTGAACCCTCCTGCATGAAATTAAGATTAGTCTTTTTCAACCCACCCTTACCATCACTTTTCAGTTTCACATTTTTATTGTTCTTCTATTCCACATGAGAagcagaaaattaaaaagaaagaaggaaagcatTAAGAACAAATTAAATGAGAACAAATGGAAAAGACTATAGACACATCTGAAAAGATTTGTTTGATAAGACTAAAAAAAATGGCATAAAATACAGAATAttccaaataaaattaatttaaacaatACATAAAGTTTAAAGAATGAAACACTTACTGAGTAGGTTAAATGCACTCTCCCTATCCCATGGTCAATGTATTTACTATTGACCTAAAGCTACTTTGTCTTTTTTGGCTTAaatttaaacttttctttttatatactCCATTTATCAATCATATTTTGTGTAATCAATTTTGAAATATAAGATTATGAGCTGATATTGATGTACCCCAATATCAAAATTCAGTTATCACTTTAAAATTAATACAGGATGGTAATACAGAAGTCTCAACTTTATAATGTGATAAAAGTATTATTGCCCAGTGAATCATTACATTTTACTGTAAAATTACATCCAGCATTTTGTAAACATGGTTACTTTACATATATTTTGACCTGGATTTTAATCCAAATATTCTAGTATCAGCAATCAAGTAAATGGCAAATTATCATTACTATATGTTACAAAATGTATAATGTAAATTACAGTATACTGCCCCTTCAATTGCAGTAATATTATAATGTCTCATCTCAAACTGCTCCAAGCAGACAGATCCCTGCAtctgcacagagccccagtgaTTTCCTTGCAAGCTCAGGGTTCTACCAAGTGGAGCcgtttgcaggatccaggcctaaACGTTTAATGTAGGAAGCAGTCTATGGAAATTGAGGTTTACTTTATGAGAGTTAGGAGcgaaaaagagaaaggaaaaaaagacggCGCCCTATGAAGAGAGTTATACATTTTCTACATTTCAAACATGATTAATTACAGTACCTTTTGTTTTTGAACTGGTGTTAATTTTAAGGACTGGTCACTGGGATTCAGTCTCATCATATGTGTCTGAAAAGAATGAGGATACAAATTAAAGAATGAAATGTAAATTAATGAATAAAAGTGAGTTAAATAAGAATGATACCTTATTTACATTTAATACGTTTCTTCAGAGGATCTAAAACATTTCCCAAAACATTAACCCTGTCAATTAAATTGTAATTAAAACTGCTGTGAATAAATGTATTCTATTGTTCAATTATCAATATACTAAATCCATCACACCATTTAAAAATGATAAGCTACAAGATGACATTTAAGAGGTCTCCAGTATATTCACACTGGGCTCATTCAGGTGATCTTAGGATAGAGgggacacttttttgtatttaaaaaaaaaaatgggtgcctaaagttaggcttccaAATCAGTGGCTTAATTTTAAATGTCTTGAGCACAACACAGCTCCCACTGTTTTTCACTATGAATTCCTGGATGCTAAGCATATTTGAAAATTCAGGCCACTGACTTATGTGCCTAGATAtagacttaggagcctaatttcagacatacactttttaaaatcttggccaggAAACATTCAAGTCCTATAC is a genomic window of Natator depressus isolate rNatDep1 chromosome 1, rNatDep2.hap1, whole genome shotgun sequence containing:
- the RPGR gene encoding X-linked retinitis pigmentosa GTPase regulator isoform X2 is translated as MGEAEEPVPESGAVFTFGKSKFAENIPSKFWFKNDKPLYMSCGDEHTAIVTGNGKLYMFGSNNWGQLGLGTKNTINKPTCVKALKPEKVKLAACGRNHTLVYTERGHVYAAGGNSEGQLGLGDTEERSTFHLISFFTNQYKIKQLAAGSYTSAALTEDGQLFVWGDNSEGQIGLAGEASVCVPCQVDVGKPVSWVSCGYYHSALVTRDGELYTFGEPENGKLGLLPEQLKNNRVPQLVPGILERVNKVACGGGHTVALTETDVYTFGLGQYGQLGHGTFIFETSAPKAVEHLKRHKICNIACGENHTAVIADNGLMFTFGDGRHGKLGLGEENFTNQFIPTLCSNFLKFTVCLVACGGCHMLVFATPRPKGSEEIHEDLRENCLAATISKLGGDSLVTNTLQRTLSARMRRREREKSPEQFCRMVRTLPPLGEGSLKPSLRAASNTVPLSLPTTNYPDVTEANTNKAIESTVDCETEDREQEKDKPEESTTEEDSDKESDDRSLGNTTDVLNMTHMMRLNPSDQSLKLTPVQKQKKNNKNVKLKSDGKGGLKKTNLNFMQEGSKSTDGSLQKQSLNSVSHGNGSDLECRDYDAFVGKIKANNKYIKDKLEQAYTISKLKSDVQQTVKHQLKLVKRKKDYAENLKPRIQDTSYGLSSDKTKELFFSTEKLKKAIKSKHPPKTDILTSAASNKPVTISVTAQKPKPGKRESKDAVDEVRTSDKYGEIYVRGEESNEEQRGLKKKERFIKQIAVTVSSSSSEESSNDFAKYVLQRRRMRKDRYKDTGTQKEIEAVENVNDLEERDTETEEEQDTNKQRESAEETNMKSVSEEETKVKKFDDKPDEAPQQDAKNEEFNQAEKSEESEMGMKEGESEKENQDENPNSEVESGEEEDENEVRKDDDDDTSIVSDGDEEEKGNGEESEKCEAQYEAEGDHERKAKAEENHHRRGTEERSQECNFKEEETVGKREEEKRDESVGGKEGKCKEEQSEDTEVEAESEGGEEDEEDEDSEREEEGGEGEGEEDGEGEEGGDEEEEEGEDEEGGEEEGEDEGVEGEEEEEGEDEEEGVEGDEGVEGDEEEEEGEDEEEEEGEDEGVEGDEGEDEGEDEGVEGDEEEEEGEDEGEEEEGEGEDEGVEGDEEEEEGEEEEGEGEDEGVEGDEEEEEEDEGVEGDEEEGEGGEEEGVEGDEEEGEGEDDEGEEGEGEDEGEEGEEEENVGEKIKENKHLQRRNKNRKQEKKESAVQSSIQKVRTKQHVVNGLHNSEQFWNNVLPHYLTLK